One genomic segment of Catalinimonas alkaloidigena includes these proteins:
- a CDS encoding RNA-binding S4 domain-containing protein produces MMTPFKLKAGSEYIELNKLLKIMGWAGSGGEANQLIESGFVQVNGSEETQKRKKLVAGDQVTYEAYKVVIE; encoded by the coding sequence ATGATGACACCATTCAAACTCAAAGCGGGAAGTGAATACATTGAGCTTAATAAACTCCTGAAAATCATGGGATGGGCTGGCAGTGGTGGGGAAGCCAATCAGCTGATTGAATCAGGGTTTGTACAGGTAAATGGCTCCGAGGAAACTCAGAAGAGAAAAAAGCTGGTTGCTGGTGATCAGGTTACTTATGAAGCATACAAAGTAGTAATTGAGTAG
- a CDS encoding 1-phosphofructokinase family hexose kinase produces MKIVTLTMNPALDKSSRVNNIRPDSKLRCEPPKYQPGGGGINVSRAIHKLGGDSLCAYLAGGPDGEHMQQLIEEEGVKQHVISMEGWTRENFIVVDKSNNQQYRFGMPGEEISEKEWKQALKAMETFCQKANYVVGSGSLPPGAPDDFWARLARIAKENNARYIVDSSGEALELAAEEGVYLLKPNLGELGSLSKKESVTAMEQEDLAKRLIGSQRAEVVVVSMGPQGAMLVAKDQVVYVPAPTVHKKSTVGAGDSMVAGMVLSLSQNKSLTEVVAFGVASGTAATMNEGTGLCKKEDTEKLYQWILSKL; encoded by the coding sequence ATGAAGATCGTTACCCTAACCATGAATCCCGCACTGGACAAAAGTTCACGTGTAAACAACATTCGTCCGGACAGCAAACTACGTTGCGAACCTCCCAAATATCAGCCTGGTGGGGGAGGCATTAATGTTTCACGTGCCATACACAAATTGGGAGGGGACTCCCTCTGCGCTTATCTGGCCGGAGGACCGGATGGGGAGCACATGCAACAGCTTATTGAAGAAGAGGGCGTGAAGCAACATGTTATTTCCATGGAGGGTTGGACCAGAGAAAACTTTATTGTGGTAGACAAAAGCAATAACCAGCAATACCGCTTCGGTATGCCGGGTGAAGAGATTAGCGAGAAAGAGTGGAAGCAAGCTCTCAAAGCTATGGAAACCTTCTGCCAGAAAGCTAACTACGTGGTAGGCAGTGGCAGTTTACCTCCCGGCGCGCCGGATGACTTCTGGGCCAGGCTTGCCCGTATCGCTAAAGAAAATAACGCCCGCTACATCGTAGATAGCTCGGGAGAGGCTCTTGAACTAGCCGCCGAAGAAGGGGTATACCTGCTGAAACCCAATTTGGGAGAGTTAGGCTCTCTGTCAAAAAAGGAGTCTGTGACGGCAATGGAACAGGAGGACCTGGCAAAAAGACTTATTGGTAGCCAACGGGCTGAGGTAGTAGTGGTATCCATGGGTCCCCAGGGTGCCATGCTGGTGGCTAAAGACCAGGTAGTATATGTGCCTGCTCCCACAGTCCATAAGAAAAGTACGGTTGGCGCCGGGGATAGCATGGTAGCAGGTATGGTGCTTAGCCTATCTCAAAATAAATCACTAACCGAAGTGGTAGCCTTTGGGGTGGCTTCAGGAACTGCTGCCACCATGAATGAGGGAACAGGGCTTTGCAAGAAAGAAGATACTGAA
- the miaE gene encoding tRNA isopentenyl-2-thiomethyl-A-37 hydroxylase MiaE: MQYKIELANASSQAWLDTVMNDFNSFLQDHADCERKASAMAMSFVAKYPERHEIIPELIATGIEELEHFQQVYEFMRQKGIPLAKANVTRSLY; the protein is encoded by the coding sequence ATGCAATATAAAATAGAACTTGCTAATGCCTCCAGCCAGGCGTGGTTAGATACCGTAATGAACGATTTCAATAGTTTTTTACAGGATCATGCTGACTGTGAAAGAAAGGCGTCAGCCATGGCTATGAGTTTTGTAGCCAAATATCCTGAACGCCATGAAATTATCCCTGAGCTCATTGCTACGGGAATTGAAGAGCTGGAACATTTTCAGCAGGTATATGAGTTTATGCGTCAGAAGGGTATTCCACTGGCAAAAGCAAATGTCACCAGATCCTTATATTAA
- the miaE gene encoding tRNA isopentenyl-2-thiomethyl-A-37 hydroxylase MiaE, whose product MSPDPYIKQLMALSHGGTPLTRFRDRLILASLIESRGCERFKLVSEAQEDEDIRRFYKLLWASEAKHSHIFVHMALRYFDKKEVDERIAELVAEEAKIVENLPLRAALH is encoded by the coding sequence ATGTCACCAGATCCTTATATTAAGCAACTGATGGCGCTCAGCCACGGAGGAACACCTCTCACCCGTTTCCGTGATCGGCTAATTTTAGCTTCTCTGATAGAGAGTAGAGGATGTGAACGTTTTAAGTTAGTAAGCGAAGCACAGGAGGATGAGGATATTCGGCGCTTCTATAAGCTCTTATGGGCTTCGGAAGCTAAACATAGTCATATTTTTGTACATATGGCATTGCGGTACTTTGATAAAAAGGAGGTAGACGAACGCATTGCTGAATTAGTTGCTGAGGAAGCAAAAATTGTAGAAAATTTACCGTTAAGGGCTGCATTACATTAG
- a CDS encoding superoxide dismutase produces the protein MSFELPNLPYAYDALEPHIDAQTMEIHHTKHHNAYVSKLNAAIEGTDAADKSLEEIIKNVSNYATGVRNNGGGHYNHSFFWPLLSANGGQPGGKLAEAINATFGSLDKLKEEFNNAAATRFGSGWAWLIVDESGSLKVTSTPNQDNPLMDVAEVKGTPVLGLDVWEHAYYLKYQNKRPDYIAAFWNVVNWEQAEKNYQSAL, from the coding sequence ATGTCATTTGAATTGCCAAACCTACCTTATGCGTATGATGCACTGGAACCCCATATCGATGCACAGACTATGGAGATCCACCATACAAAACACCATAATGCATACGTGAGCAAACTGAATGCTGCTATTGAAGGAACGGATGCTGCTGATAAGTCTCTGGAGGAGATTATTAAAAATGTATCCAACTATGCTACAGGAGTAAGAAACAATGGCGGAGGACATTATAACCATTCGTTCTTCTGGCCGCTACTTTCTGCTAATGGAGGCCAGCCTGGCGGAAAACTGGCTGAGGCTATCAACGCCACTTTTGGATCATTAGATAAGTTAAAGGAAGAATTTAACAATGCTGCCGCCACACGCTTTGGTTCAGGCTGGGCATGGTTGATTGTAGATGAAAGCGGAAGCCTGAAAGTAACTTCTACTCCTAACCAGGATAACCCTTTGATGGATGTAGCCGAAGTAAAAGGAACTCCTGTTTTGGGGCTTGATGTATGGGAGCATGCGTACTATCTCAAATACCAAAACAAGCGCCCGGATTATATTGCAGCATTCTGGAATGTAGTTAACTGGGAGCAGGCTGAAAAAAATTATCAGAGCGCCCTGTAA
- a CDS encoding TerC family protein → MEIFLEAENWIALLTLTFLEIVLGIDNIIFISIVTGKLPVEQQPRARNLGLLLALIFRIGLLLGITWIIGFTEPLFSLFELDISGRDLILMAGGLFLLAKSTSEIHHKIEGEQITHGDDANKKTQSFAKIITQIILLDMVFSFDSILTAVGLTQQILIMIIAVVISIIVMMVFAGKISDFINKHPTLQILALSFLILIGFMLVIEGFHFHVPKGYIYFAVAFSLLVEILNMRLRKKAKPVQLHDQQMPKKEAVKK, encoded by the coding sequence ATGGAAATTTTTTTAGAAGCAGAAAACTGGATTGCTTTACTCACCCTTACTTTTTTAGAAATTGTATTAGGGATTGACAACATCATTTTTATCTCTATTGTCACTGGAAAACTTCCTGTCGAACAACAACCAAGGGCTCGTAATCTGGGCTTGTTACTGGCACTTATCTTTAGGATTGGTCTCTTGCTAGGCATTACCTGGATTATTGGTTTTACCGAGCCTTTGTTTAGCCTTTTTGAGCTAGATATCAGTGGCCGCGACCTCATTCTGATGGCAGGAGGTTTGTTTCTGCTGGCAAAAAGCACCTCCGAAATACACCATAAGATAGAAGGCGAACAAATTACTCATGGTGATGATGCGAATAAAAAGACACAAAGCTTCGCTAAGATTATCACCCAGATCATACTATTAGATATGGTCTTCTCTTTTGATTCCATCCTTACTGCCGTAGGACTTACTCAGCAGATCCTGATTATGATTATAGCTGTGGTTATTTCCATTATCGTGATGATGGTGTTTGCCGGTAAAATCAGTGATTTTATTAACAAGCACCCTACGCTGCAGATCCTGGCACTCTCATTTTTGATCCTGATTGGGTTTATGCTAGTGATTGAAGGTTTCCACTTCCACGTCCCCAAAGGTTATATTTACTTCGCAGTGGCATTTTCTTTATTGGTAGAGATATTAAATATGCGCCTCCGCAAAAAAGCCAAGCCGGTGCAGTTGCACGATCAGCAAATGCCCAAAAAAGAGGCAGTGAAGAAGTAA
- a CDS encoding glycosyltransferase has protein sequence MHENSLVAIADRYFKRFGFCDKQLESIPHPDTKISIVIPCYDEPALTLTLDALYQCEPPAFPVEVLIVINSSLNDDKTLKLRNIETRKEIAHWKSKHEKSWLKIQVLYIEDMPSKHAGVGLARKIGMDEALRRFAFIRYAGMIVCLDADCLVATNYLRVLEKVQVHHKPQSCSIYFEHILEQADNSKLRIGIIYYELFLRYYVNALAYSQYPFAMHTVGSSMSVAGRYIRTKWRNEQA, from the coding sequence ATGCATGAAAACTCACTGGTAGCAATTGCTGATCGCTACTTTAAGCGGTTTGGCTTTTGTGACAAACAGCTGGAAAGTATTCCTCATCCTGATACTAAAATTTCTATTGTAATTCCTTGTTATGACGAGCCGGCACTGACACTTACGTTAGATGCGCTGTACCAGTGTGAACCACCAGCGTTTCCGGTTGAAGTACTGATCGTAATCAACAGTAGCCTTAATGATGATAAGACGCTAAAACTGAGAAACATAGAAACCAGAAAAGAGATAGCGCACTGGAAAAGCAAGCATGAAAAATCCTGGCTCAAAATACAAGTATTATATATAGAAGACATGCCTTCCAAACATGCCGGAGTAGGATTAGCCAGGAAAATTGGTATGGATGAGGCATTGCGCCGTTTTGCTTTCATCAGGTATGCCGGCATGATTGTTTGCCTGGATGCTGACTGCCTGGTAGCAACAAACTACTTGCGGGTATTAGAAAAAGTTCAGGTACATCACAAGCCACAATCCTGCTCCATATATTTTGAACACATTTTAGAACAGGCCGACAATTCAAAACTGCGAATAGGGATTATTTATTATGAATTATTCCTGCGTTATTATGTAAATGCGCTGGCATATAGTCAGTACCCCTTTGCTATGCATACTGTGGGCTCAAGCATGAGCGTCGCGGGCAGATACATACGCACTAAGTGGAGGAATGAACAGGCGTAA
- a CDS encoding sugar kinase: MRKKVVTFGEIMLRLATPSYQRFIQATDFEATYGGGEANVAVSLANYGLSPQFVTRLPQNDIGKAALSTLRKYNVGTDHIAFGGDRLGIYFLESGAVSRGSKVVYDRANSALSEIQPGMIDWDKALDGAEWFHWTGITPAVSQGAADVCLEGVKAANAKGITVSTDLNYRKNLWKYGKKASEVMPELVAGCDIILGNEEDAEKVFGIHPEGVDVTKGHVEAAAYESVCSQLMEKFPRARKAIITLRGSISASHNSWSGVLYDGKQLYEAPTYQITHIVDRVGGGDSFMGGLIYGLLTYPDDDQQALNFAVAASCLKHTIHGDFNLVTVDEVEKLMSGDASGRVSR, encoded by the coding sequence ATGCGTAAAAAAGTAGTAACTTTTGGAGAAATCATGTTGCGACTGGCCACGCCCAGCTACCAACGCTTTATCCAGGCCACTGATTTTGAAGCTACCTATGGTGGCGGAGAAGCCAATGTCGCAGTATCGCTCGCCAACTACGGCCTTTCGCCTCAGTTTGTTACCCGACTGCCTCAGAACGATATCGGCAAAGCTGCCCTCTCTACTTTAAGAAAATACAATGTCGGTACCGACCATATCGCTTTTGGCGGAGACCGCCTGGGCATCTACTTTCTGGAATCCGGCGCTGTAAGCCGGGGCAGCAAAGTGGTCTATGACCGAGCCAACTCTGCGCTTTCTGAAATCCAGCCCGGCATGATTGACTGGGACAAAGCCCTGGACGGTGCCGAGTGGTTTCACTGGACAGGCATCACTCCAGCCGTTTCTCAGGGCGCAGCCGATGTCTGTCTGGAAGGCGTAAAAGCGGCCAATGCTAAAGGCATCACCGTTTCTACTGACCTCAACTACCGCAAAAACCTCTGGAAATATGGCAAGAAAGCTTCTGAAGTAATGCCTGAGCTGGTAGCAGGCTGTGACATCATCCTGGGCAATGAAGAAGATGCGGAGAAAGTGTTTGGCATACATCCTGAAGGTGTAGACGTCACCAAAGGCCATGTGGAAGCAGCAGCATATGAGTCGGTCTGTAGCCAGCTGATGGAGAAATTTCCCAGAGCCAGGAAGGCGATCATCACCTTAAGAGGCTCTATCAGTGCCAGCCACAACAGCTGGTCGGGCGTGCTCTACGATGGCAAGCAACTGTATGAAGCCCCTACTTACCAGATCACGCACATTGTAGACCGCGTAGGGGGAGGAGACTCATTCATGGGCGGCTTGATCTATGGCTTGCTCACTTATCCGGATGATGACCAGCAGGCACTCAACTTTGCGGTAGCCGCTTCCTGCCTGAAGCATACCATCCACGGAGATTTCAACCTTGTAACTGTAGATGAGGTAGAGAAGCTCATGAGCGGAGATGCTTCGGGTAGAGTTTCACGTTAA
- a CDS encoding helix-turn-helix transcriptional regulator, producing the protein MRTEQILLLLKTKGPMTAPLIAEELGISSEGARLQLSQLVQQKMVRSHSEAKGVGRPKQIFSLTSDGHAHFPDTHSQLTLQLIKQIRDTLGENSLEKVIEAREKEVKTRYQQKLAEAETLEEKVQQLADIRSREGYLAEVKKENDALLLIENHCPICEAATYCQGFCRTELNTFRQLLGQGVSVERTEHIVKGARRCAYLIKEIKDNLA; encoded by the coding sequence ATGCGTACTGAGCAAATTTTACTTTTACTTAAGACCAAAGGCCCTATGACAGCACCTCTGATTGCTGAAGAGCTTGGTATCAGCAGTGAAGGGGCGCGCCTGCAACTGAGCCAACTGGTGCAGCAAAAAATGGTACGTAGCCACAGTGAAGCAAAAGGAGTAGGACGTCCTAAGCAGATTTTCAGCCTAACTTCTGATGGGCATGCGCACTTTCCGGATACACATAGTCAACTTACGCTACAGCTCATCAAGCAAATCCGGGATACGTTGGGGGAAAATTCATTAGAAAAAGTAATCGAGGCCAGGGAAAAAGAAGTAAAGACACGCTATCAGCAGAAATTAGCTGAAGCAGAAACTTTGGAGGAAAAAGTACAGCAACTAGCGGATATCAGAAGTCGTGAAGGATACCTGGCTGAAGTAAAAAAAGAAAATGATGCCTTGCTATTGATAGAAAATCATTGTCCAATCTGCGAAGCGGCTACCTATTGTCAGGGTTTTTGTCGTACAGAGCTCAATACCTTTCGCCAGCTCTTGGGGCAGGGGGTGAGTGTAGAACGTACCGAGCATATCGTAAAAGGAGCAAGAAGATGTGCCTACCTGATTAAGGAAATAAAAGATAACTTAGCTTAG
- a CDS encoding SusD/RagB family nutrient-binding outer membrane lipoprotein, translated as MRKLNILCIAALLIFTASCEDYLDINTDPNNPTVAPLSGLLANATLETANNVFDIGGTTSFYVQYLASPNASSSTDIHDEVPYDNTWFNLYNVMTDLSDIEVLAEESGATEYLGAAKVLKALNLGMTVDLWGNLPYSEAFFAQTLTPSYDDAENLYQEIFTLLDDGIVALGQENSAIVIGDDDFFFGGDTEAWIKMAYALKARYLLHLSETGSYDPQAVLAAIDNGFESSEDDAQVTSYANTLQRNPWAQEAIDNENLLLGGWISEQLVEAMDGTTYGYVDPRMPFMFGLTDDSVYVGTPNGAGRGDAPEQGARSTLVTDTYYAAEDAPLLVITYFEQKFIEAEAALDAGDQSRAYNAYIEGITAHLNKLGVEEAEIEAYLANPEVSVGAANLSIQDVFKEKYISMFLHPEAWTDARRFDYQYENMTLPANHNPNLNGEFIKRLIYPDSETTRNGQNVPAVSLGDPLFWDE; from the coding sequence ATGCGAAAGCTAAATATATTATGCATAGCGGCCTTATTGATATTTACAGCAAGTTGTGAAGATTATCTGGATATCAATACAGATCCCAACAACCCTACTGTAGCGCCGCTAAGTGGGTTGCTCGCCAACGCCACCCTGGAGACAGCCAATAACGTATTTGATATAGGTGGAACGACTTCCTTTTATGTACAGTACCTGGCTTCCCCTAACGCCTCAAGCTCTACTGATATCCATGATGAAGTGCCTTACGATAATACGTGGTTCAATCTGTACAATGTGATGACCGACCTGAGTGACATAGAGGTACTGGCAGAAGAATCAGGGGCTACTGAGTATTTGGGCGCAGCTAAAGTGCTTAAAGCCCTGAATCTGGGTATGACAGTGGATCTCTGGGGAAATCTGCCTTACAGCGAGGCTTTCTTTGCCCAGACATTAACGCCTTCTTATGATGATGCGGAGAACCTGTATCAGGAGATTTTTACCCTTTTAGATGATGGTATTGTAGCCCTTGGGCAGGAAAATTCAGCAATTGTAATAGGAGATGATGATTTCTTTTTTGGAGGCGACACTGAGGCCTGGATCAAGATGGCTTATGCACTGAAAGCCCGCTATCTGCTACATCTGAGTGAAACTGGCAGCTATGACCCTCAGGCAGTATTAGCCGCAATAGATAATGGCTTTGAAAGCTCAGAAGATGATGCACAAGTTACCTCTTATGCCAATACACTTCAGCGTAACCCCTGGGCACAGGAGGCGATAGATAACGAAAACCTATTGCTGGGAGGTTGGATTTCCGAGCAACTGGTAGAAGCTATGGATGGTACTACCTATGGCTATGTGGACCCTCGTATGCCCTTTATGTTCGGCCTAACCGATGATAGCGTATATGTGGGTACACCCAACGGAGCAGGCCGGGGAGATGCACCTGAGCAGGGAGCTCGCTCAACGCTGGTAACAGATACTTATTATGCCGCGGAAGATGCGCCTCTTTTGGTGATTACCTACTTTGAGCAGAAGTTTATAGAAGCTGAGGCAGCTTTGGATGCAGGTGATCAAAGTAGGGCTTATAACGCATACATTGAAGGCATCACTGCCCACCTGAATAAGCTGGGTGTTGAAGAAGCGGAAATAGAGGCTTACCTGGCAAATCCTGAAGTGAGTGTGGGAGCCGCTAATCTTAGTATTCAGGATGTTTTTAAGGAGAAATATATCAGCATGTTTTTACATCCTGAAGCCTGGACCGATGCTCGCCGTTTTGATTATCAGTATGAGAATATGACCTTACCGGCAAACCATAATCCTAACCTCAACGGTGAGTTTATCAAAAGACTTATCTATCCTGATTCAGAAACAACCCGTAATGGGCAGAACGTACCAGCGGTTTCTCTGGGAGACCCATTGTTTTGGGACGAGTAA
- a CDS encoding SusC/RagA family TonB-linked outer membrane protein — MNKILYMCTLLAFLSFTGNIGMAQSRTVSGNVTSLENGESLPGVNILVQGSTTGTVTDVDGNYRISVPSDDAILLFSFIGYQSEEVAVNGRSNIDVALSPSLEQLSEVVVTSFGIEQEKQALGYSVQELQSREITETKQPNLVNALQGRVAGVQITNSGGAPGMSSRIIIRGLTSLNPDADNQPLFVVDGVPIDNTTVESDGTPRGMSNRVADLNTNDIESVNVLKGAAATALYGVRAANGAVIITTKKGQAGATKVNVTSSIGFEEINKYPDFQEKYGQGFSGAYEPSSFWPSWGAPVEAAQVIDPDHRYYDNTRNTMETGMQLENTVSVSGGNESATFYGSVSNLQQDGVIPFSEWDRTSAKLSGKISAGEKFDLNGSINYINSGGNRVPHDRIMERLMYWANTQDVTDYINPDGTQNTYGNTNPLYDARFATYEDDVNRIIGNLNFNYRPADWMSISYRIGTDVYSDSRVEILPGPLGIDGEVALSSTGFITKEKINSRDINSTLNISLNHTFAEKLDATLRIGNDVFDRSRNDLTSTGTDFVIPRFFNLSNTTELQTGEFTSQRRLIGVYGDLLLNYDDYLYLNITARNDWSSTLPVENRSFFYPSFNLGFVFNDVLGVPEFLSYGKFRASYAEVGKDADPYSTAITYTSPNFFPVEGQVGFTRSSTFGLPTLKPERTTAVEIGTDLRFFENRLSLDFTWYKSNSKDQIIPVPVSNATGFTRFVTNAGELENQGVEIILGATPVSINDFSWDVLLNFTRNRNRVVEIREGIENIVLGSQFGYAGSSVTLQLIEGDAYGNLYGRSYERYYEGGEPENLTEVDRDLPLLIGDDGFPVVNTNQLILGNAQPKWYGGIRNTFNYKGLSLSFLIDARAGQYQYDQYANFYSAFGKLDYSLNRNDVVVFDGLLADGSPNTQEVWLGQGIGPDGRDYGASFYRNIYRGVSENFVKDASFVKLRNISLGYTLPSGILDATPFSAANVSLAANNIILWTPWTGFDPESFSAGAGGNASAFTGLGYPGVQSYFFTLNLTL; from the coding sequence ATGAACAAAATTCTTTACATGTGTACGCTCCTGGCCTTCCTCAGCTTTACCGGCAATATAGGGATGGCCCAGTCGCGTACAGTAAGTGGTAATGTGACTTCCCTGGAAAACGGGGAAAGCTTACCTGGAGTAAACATTCTGGTACAGGGTTCTACTACCGGTACTGTAACCGACGTAGATGGCAACTACCGGATTTCGGTACCTTCCGATGATGCAATTCTATTATTTTCGTTCATCGGTTACCAATCAGAGGAAGTAGCTGTCAATGGTAGAAGTAATATTGATGTGGCACTTTCTCCCAGCCTGGAACAATTATCGGAGGTGGTAGTGACTTCCTTTGGTATAGAGCAGGAAAAACAGGCTTTGGGATACTCAGTACAAGAGTTACAAAGCCGCGAAATTACGGAGACCAAGCAGCCTAACCTGGTAAATGCCCTACAAGGTAGAGTAGCAGGGGTGCAAATCACCAATTCGGGAGGTGCACCAGGGATGAGCTCACGTATCATCATCCGTGGACTTACGTCACTGAATCCTGATGCAGACAATCAGCCTTTGTTTGTGGTAGATGGTGTGCCTATTGATAATACTACGGTAGAATCTGATGGAACACCCCGCGGTATGAGTAACCGGGTGGCTGACCTCAATACCAATGATATAGAATCAGTCAACGTGCTGAAAGGTGCGGCGGCAACCGCATTGTATGGAGTACGTGCTGCCAATGGCGCGGTGATTATTACCACTAAAAAAGGTCAAGCCGGTGCCACGAAAGTAAATGTAACCAGCTCAATTGGTTTTGAGGAAATTAACAAGTATCCTGATTTTCAGGAAAAATACGGTCAGGGTTTCTCTGGTGCTTATGAGCCAAGTAGTTTCTGGCCTAGCTGGGGTGCCCCGGTAGAAGCCGCCCAGGTGATTGACCCTGATCATCGCTACTACGACAATACCCGCAATACTATGGAGACCGGTATGCAACTGGAAAATACGGTAAGTGTATCGGGCGGTAATGAAAGCGCTACTTTCTATGGTTCCGTTTCTAACCTTCAGCAGGATGGTGTAATTCCTTTTAGCGAGTGGGACCGTACCTCTGCCAAGCTTTCCGGTAAAATAAGCGCGGGAGAAAAGTTTGACCTGAATGGCTCCATCAACTATATCAATTCAGGAGGTAATCGTGTGCCTCACGACCGTATCATGGAGCGACTGATGTATTGGGCCAATACCCAGGATGTTACTGATTATATCAATCCTGACGGTACCCAGAATACTTATGGAAATACTAACCCTCTCTATGACGCCCGTTTTGCGACCTACGAAGACGATGTTAACCGAATCATAGGTAATCTGAATTTCAACTATCGTCCTGCTGACTGGATGAGCATTTCTTATCGTATCGGTACAGATGTGTATAGTGATAGCCGTGTTGAGATTTTACCTGGCCCATTGGGCATTGATGGTGAGGTAGCATTGAGCAGTACCGGCTTTATCACCAAAGAGAAGATCAACAGCCGTGATATTAACTCTACCCTGAATATTAGCCTGAACCATACTTTTGCCGAAAAACTGGATGCTACCCTTCGTATAGGTAATGATGTTTTTGACAGAAGCAGAAATGACCTGACTTCTACAGGTACTGACTTTGTCATTCCTCGTTTCTTTAACCTCAGCAATACTACTGAGCTACAAACTGGAGAATTTACCAGTCAGAGACGACTTATCGGTGTTTATGGCGACTTACTATTAAACTATGATGACTATCTCTACCTGAATATTACAGCCAGGAATGACTGGTCATCTACGCTTCCGGTTGAGAATCGCTCGTTCTTCTATCCTTCATTCAACTTAGGATTTGTGTTCAATGATGTGTTGGGTGTTCCTGAATTCTTAAGCTATGGTAAGTTCAGAGCTTCCTATGCTGAGGTGGGTAAGGACGCTGATCCTTATTCTACGGCTATCACTTATACTTCACCAAACTTTTTCCCGGTAGAGGGACAGGTTGGATTTACCAGAAGCAGCACATTTGGATTACCTACGCTGAAACCGGAAAGAACTACCGCAGTAGAGATTGGTACAGACCTGAGGTTTTTTGAGAACCGCTTAAGCCTTGACTTTACCTGGTACAAGTCCAATAGTAAAGACCAGATCATTCCGGTGCCAGTATCCAATGCTACAGGTTTTACGCGTTTTGTGACCAATGCAGGTGAACTGGAAAATCAGGGCGTAGAAATCATACTGGGGGCGACACCCGTGAGCATCAACGATTTTAGCTGGGATGTGTTGCTTAACTTTACCAGAAACCGCAACCGGGTAGTAGAAATCAGAGAAGGTATTGAGAATATTGTGCTGGGAAGCCAGTTTGGCTATGCCGGTAGCTCAGTTACCCTGCAGTTGATTGAAGGAGATGCTTACGGAAATCTTTACGGACGTAGCTATGAGCGATATTACGAAGGGGGCGAACCTGAGAACCTTACTGAAGTAGATAGAGATCTTCCCTTACTGATAGGTGATGATGGCTTCCCGGTGGTCAATACCAATCAGTTGATTCTGGGTAACGCGCAACCCAAGTGGTATGGAGGTATTCGCAACACCTTCAATTATAAAGGCTTAAGCCTGTCATTCCTGATAGACGCCCGTGCCGGCCAGTATCAGTACGATCAGTATGCCAATTTCTATTCTGCTTTTGGTAAGCTTGATTATTCTCTCAACCGAAACGATGTGGTTGTTTTTGATGGTCTTCTGGCGGACGGTTCACCCAATACACAAGAAGTATGGCTAGGTCAGGGTATTGGCCCGGATGGCAGAGATTATGGTGCAAGCTTCTATCGTAATATCTACAGAGGAGTATCTGAAAACTTTGTGAAAGATGCTTCTTTCGTGAAACTGAGAAATATCTCTTTAGGCTATACGCTTCCTTCCGGAATTCTGGATGCTACTCCTTTCTCAGCAGCCAACGTATCACTGGCAGCCAATAATATTATCCTGTGGACACCGTGGACAGGCTTTGACCCTGAGTCTTTCAGCGCCGGAGCAGGGGGGAACGCATCAGCCTTTACCGGCTTAGGTTACCCTGGAGTACAGAGTTATTTCTTTACACTTAACCTAACGCTTTAA